In the genome of Candidatus Schekmanbacteria bacterium, one region contains:
- a CDS encoding glycine dehydrogenase subunit 2: MSEKNSSKLIFEYSREGKKGYSLPQLDVPEVDIEKVVPERLLRKKPAQLPEVSEPEIIRHFINLSRKNYSVDTGFYPLGSCTMKYNPKINEKMSSLKGFKELHPFALEENCQGALQIMYELSDMLSKISGMDAVTLQPSAGAQGELCGTMIIRAYFKDKGEKRDEIIIPDSAHGTNPASAALAGMKVRTVKSSEKGELDIDELEKAITPATAALMITNPNTLGFFESGIQKISSMLHKNGSLLYMDGANLNAMLGFLKPGDMGFDIVHFNLHKSFSTPHGCGGPGAGPVGVKKELSDFLPVPRIVRKGNHFHFDWEQKKSIGRLHSFYGNFLVMVRAYVYLLSVGEKGLREISENAILNANYLKESLKNYYELPYDRKCMHEFVLSGSKQKKKGVKTLDIAKRLMDYGFHPPTIYFPLIVNEALMIEPTETESIETLDEFIEAMIKIAEESETEPEIVKNAPHSLSISRLDEVKAAKQLDLNYYARKQ; encoded by the coding sequence ATGTCAGAAAAGAATTCAAGCAAACTGATTTTCGAATACAGCAGGGAAGGGAAAAAGGGTTATTCTCTTCCTCAGCTCGATGTACCTGAAGTCGATATTGAGAAGGTTGTCCCTGAAAGGCTTTTGAGAAAGAAGCCCGCACAATTGCCTGAAGTTTCTGAACCGGAAATAATAAGGCATTTCATCAATCTATCAAGAAAAAATTACAGCGTTGATACGGGATTTTATCCTCTCGGTTCCTGCACAATGAAATATAATCCCAAAATAAATGAAAAGATGTCTTCTCTGAAGGGCTTTAAAGAGCTTCATCCATTTGCTTTAGAAGAAAATTGCCAAGGTGCACTTCAGATAATGTATGAGCTTTCTGATATGCTTTCAAAAATCAGCGGAATGGATGCTGTTACCCTCCAACCTTCTGCAGGCGCACAAGGTGAGCTTTGCGGGACAATGATTATTCGGGCATACTTCAAGGATAAAGGGGAGAAGAGAGATGAAATAATTATTCCTGATTCTGCGCACGGCACAAACCCTGCAAGTGCAGCTCTTGCAGGAATGAAGGTCAGGACGGTCAAATCCTCTGAGAAGGGAGAACTCGATATTGACGAACTTGAGAAAGCTATAACTCCTGCCACAGCGGCTTTAATGATAACCAATCCAAATACACTTGGCTTTTTTGAATCTGGTATTCAGAAGATTTCCTCTATGCTTCATAAAAATGGCAGTCTCCTCTATATGGACGGCGCAAATCTAAATGCTATGTTGGGTTTTCTCAAGCCGGGAGATATGGGGTTCGACATCGTTCATTTCAATCTTCACAAGAGCTTTTCAACTCCTCACGGGTGCGGAGGCCCCGGCGCAGGACCTGTTGGCGTTAAGAAAGAGCTCTCTGATTTTCTGCCTGTACCTCGGATAGTTAGAAAAGGTAATCATTTTCACTTTGATTGGGAACAAAAAAAATCTATCGGCAGACTTCATTCATTCTATGGAAATTTTCTCGTAATGGTAAGAGCATATGTTTACTTGCTGTCCGTTGGAGAAAAAGGACTCAGAGAGATAAGCGAAAATGCAATTTTGAATGCAAATTATCTTAAAGAGTCATTGAAGAACTATTATGAACTACCTTATGACAGGAAATGTATGCATGAATTTGTGCTCTCAGGCTCGAAACAGAAAAAGAAAGGTGTAAAAACGCTCGATATTGCCAAACGGCTAATGGATTACGGCTTTCATCCCCCTACGATATATTTTCCTCTTATCGTCAATGAAGCGCTGATGATTGAGCCCACTGAAACTGAAAGCATCGAGACTCTTGATGAATTCATCGAGGCAATGATAAAAATTGCTGAAGAATCGGAAACAGAGCCGGAAATCGTCAAAAATGCCCCCCACTCTCTTTCTATATCAAGGTTGGATGAAGTAAAGGCGGCTAAGCAGCTTGATTTGAACTATTACGCAAGAAAGCAGTAA